The cyanobiont of Ornithocercus magnificus DNA segment CAATCGAGATGGAGTTTTGCCCAGCTACGGTTAGGTTTCGAGCAGGAAGTTATAGCCATGCCCACAGATGTCCAGTTATTTACCCAATTAAGGTTGGTATCATTAACAGCAAAAGCCATCTGCGGTAAATGGCTAAGATACAAAGTAAAACTGCTTATAAAATGCCGTAATATCCAGAAACCAGGGCCTAGTAGTAAGATAGCTAAGCCTAATCCTAAAGTCAACCACACATTGAGTTCTGAAAGCCACTTAATACCGCGTTGAACACCACTCACAGTAGAGAATGTAAATACAGTAGTGAGCAGCACTACCACTAAAGATTGTAGGCTAGGTTTAAATCTACCACGTCATTTTACCTCAGTACTCAGCTATATTTTGAATGCATTGTCAATCTCATCTCTAAATTTAAGGCCTACCTCAGTCTAGAGACCCTAACCAAAGTTCACTAGTTTCAGAGCCATAAGAATTCCCAGATAATGGCTGATCTCGTGCACAATGCTTACACCTATAATTAAGTAAAATAGTCAGCTTTCTGCCCACTAAATCTGGGGTTATTAAACTAACTCTACTCTTACTGTAAAGATGTTTCTCGATAATTACGTGACAGTAGCTACACCGATTTTATGCATTTGAACCTGGGTAATTAGGTCTTAGTAGTGTAGGCTAAATCTCCTCTAAATATTTAAAGCCATAGATCTTCAGATGGTAAGCACCTTAGTTAGCTTGTCTGCTGTACTTTGGTCTTACTTTGCAGTGATGGCTGTCTGCAAGAGATTTAGTACTCTTGTAAGCAAGGAATCAGCCAGGGTAAGCCATAGAGAGAAGCTGATCCCTGATTCTAAATGGGAGCTAGGAAGTCAGAAGCTCTCGAACCGAAGCCTAGTTTATGCCTACTGGGATAGCGAAGGAGCTAAGTCAACACCAGGTTTACTCAGTATCTTCGGTGTAGTTAACGCTATCTTAGTTGCTGGAACATCAATATTCTTCACGTATGCTATAGGATACTACATTTATATGACTGTGCTAATCTAGTAGATTATACCCAAAGGCATTTGTTTATAACAGTGCCTAAGTTCAAGTCACTTTTAAGCAAAAGATTCAGGAACCTTCCAAAGTAAGCCTTAGTAAGCCTTGAGATTCTCAAGGGAAATCTTCAGTATATAGGCCCACGTATTAAAGATCTCCCTTATGTGCAGTAAAACAAGCTTTCACAAAGAATAAGCCTATAGACCAAATTAAAGGTTGGAGCAAGGAGTTATAGCCATGCCTGCAAAACCGGACAGTATTCTACTGGGGTTGGTTCCTTGGCTATGCACCGTTGATGGGTTTGTTCACAGCCAACGTCAGCCGTGGTCGCACAGTACGTGAGTTAATATTAACAGTATCTATTCTCTGTCCAATTGCCACGAACCTCTGGTTTGCCATCCTGGGTGGGAGTGGCCTCTATCTAGAGTTGGAGAATGCAGGCATGGTGAGTGGACCACTGGCTGAAGGTGGAGCAGCTTCAGCTCTGCTAACTATTCTCACACAGCTGCCCCTGGCCCGGTTACTCATACCCACTGGTCTGTTGTTAGTTGTTCTCTTCATGGTTACTAGTGCTGATTCAATAAGTTATGCCGCTGCCATGGTAGTCAGTGGACATAGAAATCCACCTGTGCTTCTCCGTTTATTCTGGGCATTGATGGTTGGTGGTCTTGCATTAGCATTGATGCAGATCGGTTCAAGCCTAGGTGACAGCACTAGCATTGATGCATTGCAAGCCTTCATCATAATCGCAGCTGTACCTGTCACCCCGATAGTAGCTACTAGTCTCTGGACAGCCCCGCGTCTAGCCTGGCTAGAGTGGCGAAAGTGTCAGCGACATTGATTATCGGGGCAAAAGTCTAGATATCTGAAAATCTTCTTGTAAGTAAGAAATCATTGGACTGGGAAAGAACAAGTTTAGCTCTAAGTTCCTGGTTAAGTAAACAGACGATCCGTTTCGCACTGAAGATTTATTTCCCTAGTAAGCTTGGGAGTTCTTCCCAAGAAGAGCTAAATCAAAATGTTTGTCTAGTAAAGCTGGTGAGGAAAATTTATACCTGCCTAAGTTCATTAGTCACTCCATCTACATCTTCTATCGATGCAGCCTGCTCTTACTGTAGTGTGCAGCCTTAGTTAGGTTACCTCTGTCAGAGCTATAATATATTTCTAGATGATTTAGCAAGGCATGTACTGTCAACGCCAGCAGTAGCAACCTTTAAGAATAAGAACTAGATGGCTTGCAGATTTAGATCGACTGCCCAACACCGTTCCTTTCGCTCCTGCCAGCCTTGTAGTCGTGTCCGCAACTGCCTGCCCAAAACCTAACCGTAGGTGGGCAAAACATTGTCTTGATCGCTGACCGCTCGAAATAGGGGTTATTTGTCGAAAGTCAGTCAGCAGGATGCCAAGGCAGGAACCCACAGCGGTCTTGTGACCGCTTCTTCGCAGAACAGACCAATGACCAAAGCTTCTAGCTAGACTTTTCGGTGACTGTCTCGTTCATACATGCCTGTGGCCACTGCCAGTCGTGTAATCTCGGTGGAGCTATTTCCTATAATCCACAGGAGTGAGACTGGAATTTAAATCCGTTTAGATGCTAGAAGTGTAGTTGACCTTAGAGCCCGCCAAACAGCGAAAAGTCCCCCAAAAGTTTTGCACACCGCTGGGGGACCAGATGTTGACATCTCCCGACCAAGTGGCAGTCCTGGTTACAGGTTGCTTACAGGCCAGATCAGAGTAGATCGTAGGGAGATTTAGGCGGGGTGTCAACCGACTGGCATCTCCACATGACCACTACTCTCACCAAGCCTCTAGCTGGCATCT contains these protein-coding regions:
- a CDS encoding BCCT family transporter; the encoded protein is MVVLLTTVFTFSTVSGVQRGIKWLSELNVWLTLGLGLAILLLGPGFWILRHFISSFTLYLSHLPQMAFAVNDTNLNWVNNWTSVGMAITSCSKPNRSWAKLHLDC
- a CDS encoding BCCT family transporter, whose product is MGLFTANVSRGRTVRELILTVSILCPIATNLWFAILGGSGLYLELENAGMVSGPLAEGGAASALLTILTQLPLARLLIPTGLLLVVLFMVTSADSISYAAAMVVSGHRNPPVLLRLFWALMVGGLALALMQIGSSLGDSTSIDALQAFIIIAAVPVTPIVATSLWTAPRLAWLEWRKCQRH